Proteins encoded within one genomic window of Trichoderma asperellum chromosome 2, complete sequence:
- a CDS encoding mitochondrial 54S ribosomal protein uL14m (EggNog:ENOG41~BUSCO:EOG092D4OIQ): MIQLKTMLNCIDNSGAALVECALVVGQKRHARIGDRIVVVVQEQRGSSSSGMAGISAAAKVKRGDIRHAVVVRTRYPTQRRDGTVVRFDDNACVLLNKSGDPVGTRINGVVGAELKRKKWSKILSMAPMQA, from the exons ATGATTCAGTTAAAG ACGATGCTCAACTGCATCGACAACTCGGGCGCCGCCCTTGTCGAATGCGCCCTCGTTGTTGGCCAGAAGCGACACGCCAGAATAG GTGATCGCATTGTCGTTGTCGTCCAGGAACAGCGCggttcctcctcctccggcaTGGCAGGCatctctgccgccgccaaggtcAAGCGCGGAGACATCCGCCACGCCGTCGTCGTCCGAACCAGGTACCCTACCCAGCGCCGCGACGGCACCGTCGTCCGCTTCGACGACAACGCCTGCGTCCTGCTCAACAAGTCGGGCGACCCCGTCGGCACTCGAATCAACGGCGTTGTGGGCgcagagctgaagaggaagaagtggAGCAAGATCTTGTCCATGGCACCTATGCAGGCATAA